The proteins below are encoded in one region of Helianthus annuus cultivar XRQ/B chromosome 2, HanXRQr2.0-SUNRISE, whole genome shotgun sequence:
- the LOC110921674 gene encoding protein EARLY FLOWERING 3 — MKRGKDEDKIMGPMFPRLHVNDTEKGGPRAPPRNKMALYEQLSIPSQRFNGGVPSSSNQATMNERGTFSSLQQSSSNHPTRKPETRHSDFHNHRAQQEHKRRQEEDDFTVPVFDQQSGTSQNRSAIHHNRENEGVTPSGAAFSGRLVNNHNAKQNKNKFQKENSQDFDTSASNQPPQQNIKSPMNETNESSSFSHRNALNDKSLRDQGVDSQADTTLWGDSVVNEASKATGYENNSVPARETQKEGLQSLNDPTNGDALSENSMVDSICRVDISPDDVVGLIGQKHFWKARRAIVNQQRVFAIQVFELHRLIKVQKLIAGSPQLLVEDNTYLPKPPKVSPIKKIPIKYVLTDTPKNINDLEKPNGDMEFSAENAVGKASLSSVQNGSQTTYCRPFGGHPMPPSEQTQSMGSWNFNPPPGPQWLIPVMSPSEGLVYKPYPASGFMNPVYGGCGPPGSMPGTGNHLANYCAPPSHPHYEGPTGVNPFTPPLPASHGYFPSYSMQMANPMVSTSARFEPTNPFTLQHQGSANVQPEKNGHAVPNASKDTEVQASTASSQSDTPKDQNALPLFPISPPASSPGPEPSRVETVAPPRVIRVVPHNARSATASVARIFQSIQEERKQHDSG; from the exons ATGAAAAGAGGGAAAGATGAGGATAAAATTATGGGGCCAATGTTTCCAAGGCTTCATGTGAATGACACAGAAAAAGGAGGTCCAAGGGCACCACCTAGGAACAAAATGGCTCTTTATGAACAGCTTAGTATCCCTTCACAGAGGTTCAATGGTGGGGTGCCCTCATCTTCAAACCAG GCAACCATGAATGAAAGAGGTACATTTTCTtcacttcaacaatcttcttcaAATCACCCAACCAGGAAGCCCGAAACTCGCCATTCTGATTTTCACAATCACCGtgcgcaacaagaacataaaagGAGACAAGAAGAAGATGACTTTACGGTCCCAGTCTTTGACCAACAATCTGGAACAAGTCAAAATCGAAGTGCGATTCATCATAATAGAGAAAATGAAGGTGTCACCCCTTCTGGTGCAGCCTTTTCAGGTCGTCTGGTGAACAATCACAACgctaaacaaaacaaaaataagtTTCAAAAAGAAAACTCTCAAGATTTTGATACTTCCGCCTCAAATCAACCGCCCCAACAAAACATTAAATCTCCAATGAACGAGACCAATGAATCTTCAAGTTTTAGTCACAGAAATGCTTTAAATGACAAGAGTTTAAGGGATCAAGGAGTCGACTCGCAAGCAGATACCACTTTGTGGGGTGATAGTGTCGTAAATGAGGCATCGAAAGCTACCGGTTACGAGAATAATTCGGTTCCAGCAAGGGAAACTCAAAAAGAAGGTTTGCAAAGCCTTAATGATCCAACCAATGGGGATGCTCTGTCAGAGAATTCGATGGTTGATTCGATTTGTCGAGTTGATATTTCTCCTGATGATGTTGTGGGGCTTATTGGTCAAAAACATTTTTGGAAGGCAAGACGAGCTATTGTcaa CCAACAAAGAGTGTTTGCCATTCAAGTGTTCGAGCTCCACAGATTGATAAAG GTTCAGAAACTAATTGCTGGATCGCCTCAGCTTTTGGTTGAAGATAACACGTATCTGCCGAAACCACCAAAAGTTTCTCCAATCAAGAAAATTCCTATCAAGTATGTTCTAACCGATACGCCTAAGAACATAAACGACCTCGAGAAACCGAATGGTGACATGGAGTTCTCGGCCGAGAATGCGGTGGGGAAAGCGTCTTTATCTTCTGTGCAAAATGGTAGTCAGACAACATATTGCAGACCGTTTGGTGGGCACCCGATGCCACCATCTGAACAGACACAGAGTATGGGCTCTTGGAATTTTAATCCGCCACCTGGACCCCAATGGCTGATTCCTGTCATGTCTCCATCTGAAGGACTTGTTTACAAACCGTACCCTGCTTCTGGGTTCATGAACCCGGTTTATGGTGGTTGCGGGCCCCCTGGATCCATGCCTGGGACTGGTAATCATTTGGCAAACTATTGTGCACCACCTTCTCATCCTCATTATGAAGGGCCCACAGGGGTTAACCCTTTTACTCCTCCGCTTCCGGCTAGTCATGGTTACTTCCCTTCCTACAGTATGCAAATGGCTAACCCAATGGTCTCGACCTCCGCCAGGTTCGAGCCAACCAACCCCTTCACCCTGCAACACCAAGGCTCAGCCAACGTTCAACCCGAGAAAAATGGACACGCGGTTCCAAATGCTTCTAAAGATACCGAGGTCCAAGCCAGTACAGCAAGCAGTCAAAGCGATACACCAAAAGACCAAAACGCCCTTCCTCTTTTCCCAATCTCTCCTCCTGCTTCCAGTCCTGGTCCTGAACCATCTCGGGTCGAAACAGTGGCCCCCCCTCGGGTTATTAGAGTTGTACCGCATAATGCACGCTCAGCAACTGCTTCTGTAGCACGGATTTTCCAATCCATACAAGAAGAAAGAAAGCAACATGATTCGGGTTAG